A window of Halomonas sp. H10-9-1 contains these coding sequences:
- a CDS encoding MATE family efflux transporter, with amino-acid sequence MSASNPAAPTRPARREWLEGPIAATLLRKTLPVIAGMIAMLSFNLVDTWFISRLGTEPLAAVSFTFPVVFTVISLAIGLGIGTSAVVGRRLGRGEVAGVRRRATDAALLSLVVGLVMTLLGLATLEPLFRLLGADDTLMPHIRDYMGVWYFGAAAMIVPRVLNSLLRAHGNTVTSGLMMGLAALVNVVLDWGLIFGVGPIPAMGVSGAALATVLSWGLMALTLIFQRELRGLFDFAGLTRRGLLESWQELGRIAGPAALTSVFTPLAMGLLTRIVAGHGHAAVAGFGVGTRIEAFAQIAVLGLSMTLSPLISQNAGAGQYDRVRRAIFGCFLFVLAWQLLVWGLLQGLAPWLVAGYAEREAVGEVLRHFLWLVPLGLGGQGVVILAVSACNALHRPARAMRLSVVRLFVLSVPLAWLGGWLAGTTGIFAGMLAANLLMALVAWWQIRVVLSRYLPGR; translated from the coding sequence ATGAGCGCATCCAACCCCGCCGCGCCGACGCGTCCCGCCCGCCGCGAATGGCTGGAAGGCCCCATCGCCGCCACCCTGCTGCGCAAGACCCTGCCGGTGATCGCTGGAATGATCGCCATGCTGAGTTTCAACCTGGTGGATACCTGGTTCATCTCGCGGCTGGGCACCGAGCCCCTGGCGGCGGTGTCGTTCACCTTTCCGGTGGTCTTCACCGTGATCAGCCTGGCGATCGGGCTGGGCATCGGCACCTCGGCGGTGGTCGGGCGACGCCTGGGGCGCGGCGAGGTGGCGGGGGTGCGCCGGCGCGCCACCGATGCCGCCCTGTTGAGCCTGGTGGTTGGCCTCGTGATGACGTTGCTGGGCCTGGCTACCCTCGAGCCGCTGTTCCGGCTGCTCGGGGCCGACGACACCCTGATGCCGCATATTCGTGACTACATGGGCGTCTGGTACTTCGGCGCCGCGGCGATGATCGTGCCCCGGGTGCTCAACAGCCTGCTGCGTGCTCACGGCAATACCGTCACCTCGGGGCTGATGATGGGGTTGGCTGCCCTGGTCAATGTGGTGCTGGACTGGGGGTTGATCTTCGGGGTGGGGCCGATACCCGCCATGGGGGTTTCCGGGGCGGCACTGGCCACGGTGCTGAGCTGGGGCCTGATGGCGCTGACCCTGATCTTCCAGCGAGAGCTGCGCGGCCTCTTCGACTTCGCTGGCCTGACCCGGCGGGGACTCCTCGAGTCGTGGCAGGAGCTGGGGCGTATCGCCGGCCCGGCGGCCCTGACCAGCGTCTTCACGCCGCTGGCCATGGGCCTGTTGACGCGGATCGTCGCCGGCCACGGCCATGCTGCCGTGGCCGGCTTTGGTGTGGGTACCCGCATCGAGGCGTTCGCCCAGATCGCCGTGCTGGGGCTCTCCATGACCCTCTCGCCACTGATCAGCCAGAACGCCGGCGCCGGCCAGTATGACCGGGTGCGCCGTGCCATCTTCGGCTGTTTCCTGTTCGTGCTGGCCTGGCAACTGCTGGTGTGGGGCCTGCTGCAGGGCCTCGCCCCCTGGCTGGTGGCGGGCTACGCCGAGCGAGAGGCGGTGGGGGAGGTGCTGCGTCACTTCCTGTGGCTGGTGCCTCTGGGGCTGGGGGGGCAGGGGGTGGTGATCCTGGCGGTATCGGCATGCAATGCCCTGCATCGCCCGGCCCGCGCCATGCGCCTCTCGGTGGTACGGCTGTTCGTGCTCAGCGTTCCCCTGGCCTGGCTGGGGGGATGGCTGGCCGGCACCACCGGCATCTTCGCCGGCATGCTCGCCGCCAACCTGCTGATGGCCCTGGTCGCCTGGTGGCAGATCCGGGTGGTGCTCTCCCGTTACCTCCCTGGCCGCTGA
- the purU gene encoding formyltetrahydrofolate deformylase, protein MSHYYRLVVSCPDRVGIVSRVSGFIAGHGGSITEASQHSDLETGRFFMRYEILADSIDMPPEALREAFAPVATELDMTWALTDTRSRPRVVLMVSKESHCLVDLLYRWTAGELDCEIAAVISNHEAMRGLAEWHGIPYHHVPVPAEGKQAAFDEVERRVAEARADCIVLARYMQILPPALCERYAGRVINIHHSFLPSFAGAKPYHQAHERGVKLIGATCHYVTAELDAGPIIEQDIHRVSHCHTPDDLVRFGRDVEKSVLARGLRWHLEDRVLIHGNKTVVFA, encoded by the coding sequence ATGTCACATTACTACCGCCTGGTGGTTTCCTGTCCAGACCGCGTGGGGATCGTCTCCCGCGTCTCCGGCTTCATCGCCGGGCACGGCGGCTCGATCACCGAGGCGAGCCAGCACTCCGACCTCGAGACGGGGCGCTTCTTCATGCGCTACGAGATCCTGGCCGACTCCATCGACATGCCGCCCGAGGCGCTTCGCGAGGCCTTCGCGCCGGTCGCCACGGAGCTCGACATGACCTGGGCGCTGACCGATACCCGAAGTCGGCCGCGGGTGGTGCTGATGGTCTCGAAGGAGTCCCACTGCCTGGTGGACCTGCTCTACCGCTGGACCGCCGGCGAGCTCGATTGCGAGATCGCCGCGGTGATCTCCAACCACGAGGCGATGCGCGGCCTGGCGGAGTGGCATGGGATTCCCTATCACCATGTGCCGGTCCCGGCCGAGGGCAAGCAGGCGGCTTTCGACGAGGTGGAGCGCCGGGTCGCCGAGGCCCGTGCAGATTGCATCGTGCTGGCGCGCTACATGCAGATCCTGCCGCCGGCACTGTGCGAGCGCTACGCCGGGCGGGTGATCAACATCCACCACAGCTTCCTGCCCAGCTTCGCCGGTGCCAAGCCCTACCACCAGGCCCACGAGCGAGGGGTCAAGCTGATCGGTGCCACCTGTCACTACGTTACCGCCGAGCTCGACGCCGGGCCGATCATCGAGCAGGACATCCACCGGGTCAGCCACTGCCATACCCCCGATGACCTGGTGCGCTTCGGCCGTGATGTCGAGAAGTCGGTGCTGGCGCGGGGACTGCGTTGGCACCTCGAGGATCGCGTGCTGATCCACGGCAACAAGACCGTGGTGTTTGCCTGA
- the moaE gene encoding molybdopterin synthase catalytic subunit MoaE — translation MIRVQQAPFDAGAEQQALLAGRTDIGAVVSFTGLVRDFNERPEVTALTLEHYPGMTESALDAIVEEARERWPLDAVSVIHRVGRLAPGDPIVLVVVASAHRRAAFEACDFIMDYLKTRAPFWKKEHTSDADYWVSERHSDHSDARRWQA, via the coding sequence ATGATTCGAGTGCAACAGGCACCTTTCGATGCCGGTGCCGAGCAGCAGGCCCTGCTGGCAGGGCGCACCGATATCGGGGCTGTGGTCAGCTTCACCGGCCTGGTGCGTGACTTCAACGAGCGCCCCGAGGTGACGGCCCTGACCCTGGAGCACTACCCGGGGATGACCGAGTCTGCGCTGGACGCCATCGTCGAGGAGGCACGGGAGCGCTGGCCGCTGGATGCGGTCAGTGTGATCCACCGGGTTGGACGGCTGGCACCGGGAGACCCTATCGTGTTGGTAGTGGTGGCCAGCGCCCATCGACGTGCCGCCTTCGAGGCCTGCGATTTCATCATGGACTACCTCAAGACGCGCGCCCCCTTCTGGAAGAAGGAGCACACCAGCGATGCCGACTACTGGGTATCGGAGCGGCATTCCGATCATTCCGATGCCCGCCGCTGGCAAGCTTGA
- a CDS encoding energy-coupling factor ABC transporter permease has product MSFADVVLAPWLLVSASLVALGVLALALLQRPWRVLLADSGLQHRWLAASVAVLLMWQLRAQAVDWLTLHLMFTALLVLVFKAPLALLSLLLINLAMVVTGRVAWPLLGVNLLVTGVMPALTMVIIWRLVDRFLPDNLMVFLFVCGFFGAALSSLAAGLSAVGLMLLGASDAHALYQALEYARFLPLLMPSEAFITGMLMSILLVYHPHWVATFNDHRYIDTK; this is encoded by the coding sequence ATGTCCTTTGCCGATGTTGTGCTGGCCCCCTGGCTGCTGGTCAGCGCCTCGCTGGTGGCCCTTGGCGTGCTGGCCCTGGCCCTGTTGCAGCGCCCCTGGCGGGTGCTGCTGGCCGATAGCGGGCTTCAGCATCGTTGGCTGGCCGCCAGCGTGGCGGTGCTGCTGATGTGGCAGCTGCGCGCCCAGGCGGTGGACTGGCTGACCCTCCACTTGATGTTCACCGCGCTGCTGGTGCTGGTGTTCAAGGCGCCCCTGGCGCTGCTCTCACTGCTGCTGATCAACCTGGCGATGGTGGTGACGGGCCGGGTCGCCTGGCCGCTGCTGGGGGTCAACCTGCTGGTCACCGGGGTCATGCCGGCGCTGACCATGGTGATCATCTGGCGGCTGGTGGATCGCTTCCTGCCCGATAACCTGATGGTGTTCCTGTTCGTCTGTGGCTTCTTCGGTGCCGCACTCTCCTCGCTGGCGGCGGGGCTTTCCGCGGTGGGGCTGATGCTGCTCGGCGCCAGCGATGCCCACGCTCTCTACCAGGCCCTGGAGTATGCCCGCTTCCTGCCGCTGCTGATGCCCTCCGAGGCGTTCATTACCGGCATGTTGATGAGCATACTGCTTGTCTATCACCCGCACTGGGTGGCGACCTTCAACGATCATCGATATATCGACACCAAGTAG
- a CDS encoding amino acid ABC transporter substrate-binding protein: MFKHITLATLAAGLVTAAGLAQANDDTIKVGMSGGYFPFTFVEQDKLQGFEVDVLTAVAEEMGVEVEFVTANFSGLFGMLESGRIDTIANQITITEERTAKYLFTEPYVYDGAQVVIREGNEAIHSVEDLKGKTVAVNLGSNYEQLLNELPYADEIEIRTYESNIEQDTALGRVDAFVMDRVSASQVIKEKPLPLALAGQPFSEIKNALPFRNSDEDRALRDRVDAALSRLRESGALTAISEEWFGTDITRP, encoded by the coding sequence ATGTTCAAGCATATTACCCTCGCCACCCTGGCCGCTGGCCTGGTAACCGCCGCCGGCCTCGCCCAGGCCAACGATGACACCATCAAGGTCGGCATGTCCGGCGGCTACTTCCCCTTCACCTTCGTCGAGCAGGACAAGCTCCAGGGCTTCGAGGTGGATGTGCTCACGGCGGTGGCCGAGGAGATGGGCGTGGAGGTCGAGTTCGTCACGGCGAACTTCTCGGGGCTGTTCGGCATGCTCGAGTCGGGTCGCATCGACACCATCGCCAACCAGATCACCATCACCGAGGAGCGAACCGCCAAGTATCTCTTCACCGAGCCCTACGTCTATGACGGCGCCCAGGTCGTGATCAGGGAGGGCAACGAGGCGATCCACTCCGTCGAGGATCTCAAGGGCAAGACCGTCGCCGTCAACCTCGGTTCCAACTATGAGCAGCTGCTCAACGAACTGCCCTATGCCGACGAGATCGAGATCCGCACCTATGAGAGCAACATCGAGCAAGACACCGCCCTGGGGCGCGTCGATGCCTTCGTGATGGATCGCGTCAGCGCCAGCCAGGTGATCAAGGAGAAGCCGCTGCCCCTGGCACTGGCCGGCCAGCCGTTCTCCGAGATCAAGAATGCCCTGCCGTTCCGTAACAGCGATGAGGACCGCGCCCTGCGTGATCGGGTCGACGCCGCGCTTTCCCGCCTGCGCGAGTCCGGCGCGCTCACGGCCATCTCGGAAGAGTGGTTCGGCACCGACATCACCCGCCCCTGA
- the moaC gene encoding cyclic pyranopterin monophosphate synthase MoaC, with translation MSLTHLNARGEAHMVDVADKPESRREAVASGRIHMRPETLALLAEGGLPKGDVLATARIAGIQAAKRTHELIPLCHALALSKVEVDFYLDEAESCVEVTATCRLNGRTGVEMEALTAVSVACLTLYDMCKAVDKSMEIGAIRLETKSGGRSGDYRREAGEPRPVPIVTGEGLAGEVSLGNRCDIDSPCIRVKCLAELRERLGVGEVVVPLDSLERSDVSGLKAALKARDPRFSRLDEGRVLCAVNQVMASDATPVTDEDEVAFFPPVTGG, from the coding sequence ATGTCTCTGACCCATCTCAATGCACGCGGCGAGGCCCATATGGTCGATGTTGCCGACAAGCCGGAGAGCCGCCGCGAGGCGGTGGCCTCCGGACGCATCCACATGCGTCCCGAGACGCTGGCGCTGCTCGCCGAGGGCGGGTTGCCCAAGGGCGACGTGCTGGCCACGGCACGCATCGCTGGCATCCAGGCGGCCAAGCGCACCCACGAGTTGATCCCGCTGTGTCACGCCCTGGCGCTCTCGAAGGTGGAGGTCGACTTCTACCTCGACGAGGCCGAGAGCTGCGTCGAGGTCACCGCCACCTGTCGCCTCAATGGCCGCACCGGCGTCGAGATGGAGGCGCTCACCGCGGTGTCGGTGGCCTGCCTGACCCTCTACGACATGTGCAAGGCGGTGGACAAGTCGATGGAGATCGGTGCCATCCGGCTCGAGACCAAGAGTGGCGGCCGTTCCGGCGACTATCGCCGCGAGGCCGGCGAGCCACGGCCCGTCCCCATCGTTACCGGCGAGGGGCTGGCCGGCGAGGTCAGCCTCGGCAACCGCTGTGACATCGACTCCCCCTGTATCCGCGTCAAGTGCTTGGCCGAGCTGCGCGAGCGCCTGGGCGTGGGTGAGGTCGTGGTGCCCCTGGACAGCCTGGAGCGCTCCGACGTGTCCGGCCTCAAGGCGGCCCTCAAGGCACGCGACCCCCGCTTCTCGCGACTCGATGAAGGCCGCGTGCTGTGTGCCGTCAACCAGGTGATGGCCAGTGACGCCACCCCGGTGACCGACGAGGATGAGGTCGCCTTCTTCCCACCGGTGACGGGAGGCTGA
- a CDS encoding amino acid ABC transporter permease, translated as MSVLDVDYMLGLVPVLLRYLPLTLQMATVGMLLALILACGLAVIRVLQIPGLNAATLLFISFFRGTPLLVQLFLFYYGLPQLLAFLTQINGVTATIMGLTLHFSAYMAESIRAAIVGVDRSQTEAALSIGMTNGQLMRRIVLPQATRVAVPTLMNYFIDMIKATSLAFTLGVTELMGATQKEAAGSFLYFEAFITVALFYWGIVELLAWLQRRLEARLNEAYRR; from the coding sequence ATGTCCGTGCTCGATGTCGACTACATGCTGGGGCTGGTCCCTGTCCTGCTGCGCTACCTGCCGCTGACCCTGCAGATGGCCACCGTGGGCATGCTGCTGGCCCTGATACTGGCCTGTGGCCTCGCCGTGATCCGCGTCCTGCAGATCCCGGGCCTGAACGCCGCCACCCTGCTGTTCATCTCCTTCTTTCGCGGCACGCCGCTGCTGGTGCAGCTGTTCCTGTTCTACTACGGCCTGCCCCAGCTACTGGCCTTCCTGACCCAGATCAACGGCGTGACCGCGACCATCATGGGCCTGACCCTGCACTTCTCGGCCTACATGGCGGAGTCCATCCGCGCCGCCATCGTCGGGGTCGATCGCAGCCAGACCGAGGCGGCGCTCTCCATCGGCATGACCAACGGCCAGCTGATGCGCCGCATCGTGCTACCCCAGGCCACCCGGGTCGCGGTGCCCACGCTGATGAACTACTTCATCGACATGATCAAGGCGACCTCGCTGGCCTTCACCCTGGGGGTCACCGAGCTGATGGGCGCCACCCAGAAGGAAGCCGCCGGCAGTTTCCTCTACTTCGAGGCGTTCATCACCGTGGCGCTCTTCTACTGGGGGATCGTCGAGCTGCTGGCCTGGCTCCAGCGGCGCCTGGAAGCCCGGCTCAACGAGGCATACCGCCGATGA
- the moaA gene encoding GTP 3',8-cyclase MoaA, producing the protein MPRELIDDFGRRVSYVRISVTDRCDFRCVYCMSEEMTFLPRAQVLTLEELAMVARAFVELGVEKVRLTGGEPLVRRDIDSLVEQIGVLPGLRDFAMTTNGASLPKYASRLRDAGLKRLNISLDSLDPQRFRQLTRTGDLGRVIDGIRVAREVGFERIKLNAVILKGRNDDEVLDLVEFARNEGLDISFIEEMPLGDVSDHSRAETFCSSDEVQEIIESRYPLTPTTESTLGPSRYFRMADSESRIGFISPHSHNFCATCNRVRVTVEGRLLLCLGNEHSVDLRRVMRSHPGDIDALKHAIVAAMPIKPERHHFTTDGDVQVVRFMNMTGG; encoded by the coding sequence CTGCCACGCGAACTAATCGATGACTTCGGACGCCGCGTCAGCTATGTGCGTATCTCGGTCACCGATCGCTGCGATTTTCGCTGTGTCTACTGCATGAGCGAGGAGATGACCTTCCTGCCGAGGGCCCAGGTTCTCACCCTGGAGGAGCTGGCGATGGTGGCCCGAGCCTTCGTCGAACTGGGCGTGGAGAAGGTGCGCCTGACCGGCGGCGAGCCACTGGTCAGGCGCGATATCGACTCCCTGGTCGAGCAGATCGGTGTTCTCCCCGGGCTCAGGGATTTCGCCATGACCACCAATGGGGCGAGCCTGCCCAAATATGCGTCTCGGCTGCGTGATGCGGGGCTCAAGCGCCTCAATATCAGCCTCGATTCGCTCGATCCGCAGCGCTTCCGTCAATTGACTCGCACCGGGGATCTCGGCCGGGTCATCGACGGTATTCGCGTTGCCCGGGAGGTGGGCTTCGAGCGCATCAAGCTCAATGCGGTGATCCTCAAGGGGCGCAATGATGACGAGGTTCTCGACCTGGTTGAGTTTGCCCGCAACGAGGGCCTCGATATCAGCTTCATCGAGGAGATGCCGCTGGGAGACGTCTCCGACCACAGCAGGGCGGAGACCTTCTGTTCCAGCGATGAGGTGCAGGAGATCATCGAGAGCCGTTATCCGTTGACGCCCACGACCGAGTCGACCCTGGGGCCGTCGCGCTACTTCCGGATGGCCGACAGTGAATCCCGCATCGGCTTCATCTCGCCGCATAGCCACAACTTCTGCGCCACCTGCAACCGGGTTCGCGTGACCGTCGAGGGGCGCTTGCTGCTCTGCCTCGGCAATGAGCACTCCGTGGACCTGCGTCGCGTGATGCGCTCACACCCGGGCGATATCGATGCCCTCAAGCATGCCATCGTCGCCGCCATGCCGATCAAGCCCGAGCGCCATCACTTCACCACCGACGGCGATGTCCAGGTGGTTCGCTTCATGAATATGACCGGTGGCTGA
- the glp gene encoding gephyrin-like molybdotransferase Glp, translated as MSLSCFELGERMLAVEEARAAVLALVDGPLPVERVALCSLRGRVLAAPLLAPIDVPQNTNAAMDGVALAWPEVLPADGFLRVAEIFAGQGAERSLAAGECAGITTGAPLPHGADTVIMREQLVSEAGAHGEVRVRVERPERVQRGQNVRQAGEDIPRGAVALVAGTRVGAAELGLIASLGFAEARVVRRPRVALFSTGDEVTAPGEALSAAGIYDANRFALMALVEEHGGEVLDLGILPDRRDAIAAGLARAAAEADLVLSSGGVSVGDADHTRAALLEQGELGFWKIAIRPGRPLACGRLGTRGVPFLGLPGNPVASMVTFLQFAAPLLARLQGREGDWPQRLTAVAEQPLRSRQGRVDYLRGIYASDAAGRLVVRGSGAQGSGILSSMVHANCLIEIDDARAGVEAGESVTIQPLFRLP; from the coding sequence ATGAGCCTCTCCTGTTTCGAGCTGGGGGAGCGCATGCTTGCCGTGGAGGAGGCGCGCGCCGCGGTGCTGGCGCTGGTCGATGGGCCGCTGCCCGTAGAGAGGGTGGCGCTGTGCTCACTGCGTGGCCGGGTGTTGGCCGCGCCGCTCCTCGCTCCCATCGACGTACCCCAGAACACCAATGCCGCCATGGACGGCGTGGCCCTGGCCTGGCCCGAGGTGTTGCCCGCCGATGGCTTCCTGCGGGTGGCGGAGATCTTCGCCGGCCAAGGCGCCGAGCGCTCCCTGGCCGCTGGCGAGTGCGCGGGGATCACCACCGGCGCGCCGCTGCCACACGGTGCCGATACCGTCATCATGCGTGAGCAGCTGGTCAGCGAGGCGGGCGCCCATGGCGAGGTCCGCGTTCGGGTCGAGCGTCCCGAACGCGTCCAGCGCGGCCAGAACGTGCGTCAGGCCGGCGAGGACATTCCGCGGGGTGCGGTGGCGCTTGTCGCCGGTACCCGCGTGGGCGCCGCCGAGCTGGGGCTGATCGCCTCCCTCGGGTTTGCCGAGGCCAGGGTGGTGCGTCGCCCCCGGGTGGCGCTCTTTTCCACCGGCGACGAGGTCACTGCGCCGGGTGAGGCGCTCTCCGCTGCCGGGATCTATGACGCTAACCGCTTCGCGCTGATGGCGCTGGTGGAGGAGCACGGCGGTGAGGTGCTCGACCTGGGGATACTGCCCGATCGCCGCGATGCCATCGCCGCTGGCCTGGCGCGTGCCGCCGCCGAAGCCGACCTGGTGCTCTCCAGCGGCGGTGTCTCGGTGGGCGACGCCGACCATACCCGGGCCGCGCTTCTCGAGCAGGGCGAGCTGGGGTTCTGGAAGATCGCCATTCGCCCCGGCCGACCGCTGGCCTGTGGCCGCCTGGGCACGCGTGGCGTGCCCTTCCTGGGACTGCCGGGCAACCCGGTGGCCAGCATGGTGACCTTCCTGCAGTTCGCCGCACCGTTGCTGGCCCGGCTGCAGGGTCGCGAGGGCGACTGGCCGCAGCGATTGACGGCGGTGGCCGAGCAGCCGCTGCGGAGCCGGCAGGGGCGCGTGGACTACCTGCGCGGCATCTACGCAAGCGACGCCGCAGGCCGCCTGGTGGTGCGCGGGAGTGGCGCCCAGGGCTCCGGCATCCTCTCCTCCATGGTGCATGCCAACTGCCTGATCGAGATCGACGACGCCCGCGCCGGGGTGGAGGCGGGCGAGAGCGTCACCATTCAACCCCTGTTCCGACTTCCATGA
- a CDS encoding amino acid ABC transporter ATP-binding protein encodes MIKVQGLIKRFAGVAVLDGIDLAIEQGEIIVVIGPSGTGKSTLLRCPNFLERPDAGRLTIGDLDVDVTRASRTDILTARRRTAFVFQNYALFANKTALQNIAEGLIVVNRWPKARAHARAREILERIGLSDKADAYPASLSGGQQQRVGIGRAMAAQAEVILFDEPTSSLDPEWVEEVLGLMKQLARERQTMLVVTHEMSFARDVADRVIFMEGGRIVEQGPPDQLFGSPQDPRTRDFLRKVLATQVALQE; translated from the coding sequence ATGATCAAGGTGCAGGGGCTCATCAAGCGCTTCGCTGGGGTCGCGGTGCTCGACGGCATCGACCTGGCCATCGAGCAGGGCGAGATCATCGTGGTCATCGGCCCCTCCGGGACCGGCAAGTCGACGCTGCTGCGCTGCCCCAACTTCCTCGAGCGACCGGACGCCGGCCGGCTGACCATCGGCGATCTCGATGTCGATGTCACCCGGGCCAGCCGGACCGATATCCTGACGGCACGACGGCGAACCGCCTTCGTGTTTCAAAACTACGCGCTGTTCGCCAACAAGACGGCGCTTCAGAACATCGCCGAGGGGCTGATCGTGGTCAATCGCTGGCCCAAGGCGCGCGCCCATGCACGCGCCCGGGAGATCCTCGAGCGTATCGGCCTTTCCGACAAGGCCGACGCCTACCCTGCCTCCCTGTCGGGTGGACAGCAGCAGCGGGTCGGCATCGGCCGCGCCATGGCGGCCCAGGCCGAGGTGATCCTCTTCGACGAGCCGACCTCCTCGCTGGATCCCGAGTGGGTCGAGGAGGTCCTGGGCCTGATGAAGCAGCTCGCGCGGGAGCGCCAGACCATGCTGGTGGTCACCCATGAGATGAGCTTCGCCCGGGACGTAGCGGACCGGGTGATCTTCATGGAGGGCGGACGCATCGTCGAGCAGGGCCCCCCCGACCAGCTCTTCGGCTCGCCGCAGGATCCCCGCACCCGAGACTTCCTGCGCAAGGTACTCGCCACCCAAGTGGCGCTGCAAGAGTAG
- a CDS encoding ribonuclease J: MNLSLYGYGDEGQEGAWIAVDCGMMIRQDLPDSPLQVPNLATLEALDIVPQALVITHGHEDHIGAAAWLWPKWGCPIHATPLAAGLLRAKFGERGLTTDAIHVIEPGEAMETGPFTLRFLPVTHSIPESCSLLISAGEHRVLHTGDWKLDPDPLLGTPISPTTFRAIAPVDLVVGDSTNAPLPGDSRSEGEVAKALEHTIARCEGRVVVSCFASNLARVLAIGRAAERCGRRVSLMGRSMERMVAVARGLGYLDDFPPLVPSNDLGYLPPEEVLVIATGSQGEPRAALQRLARGRHRSLELGPGDSVIFSAKAIPGNELLIERLKRGLRHLGIEILDEFNHPELHASGHPAQDELRTLYGWVRPRYLLPVHGEPRHQQAHREIAEELGIQAPLSPLNGDMIRFDADGLTLEGRHLQPPCIVSQNAVAPLPGLGGHRAESSRHGSLYLALSVAATEQGGWTRIGRLMLDAGEVQAFDETDFCDWLDDVLESLRADTLADLRLALQPRLIGWFADHLRRLPEIHLQILAMEAPATSHSG, encoded by the coding sequence ATGAACCTCAGCCTCTATGGCTATGGTGACGAGGGTCAGGAGGGTGCCTGGATCGCGGTGGACTGCGGCATGATGATCCGCCAGGACCTGCCGGACTCGCCCCTGCAGGTACCCAACCTGGCTACCCTGGAGGCGCTGGACATCGTGCCGCAGGCACTGGTCATCACCCATGGCCACGAGGATCATATCGGCGCCGCCGCCTGGCTGTGGCCGAAATGGGGCTGCCCCATCCATGCCACCCCGCTGGCCGCCGGCCTGCTGCGTGCCAAGTTCGGTGAACGCGGGCTCACCACCGACGCCATCCACGTGATCGAGCCCGGCGAGGCGATGGAGACCGGACCCTTCACCCTGCGTTTCCTGCCGGTGACCCACTCCATCCCCGAGAGCTGTTCGCTGCTGATCTCCGCCGGCGAGCACCGCGTGCTGCATACCGGTGACTGGAAGCTGGACCCCGACCCGCTGCTTGGCACCCCGATCTCACCGACCACCTTCCGTGCCATCGCCCCGGTGGACCTGGTGGTGGGCGACTCCACGAATGCCCCGCTGCCCGGCGACTCGCGCAGCGAAGGCGAGGTCGCCAAAGCCCTGGAGCACACCATCGCCCGCTGCGAGGGCCGGGTGGTGGTCTCCTGCTTCGCCAGCAACCTGGCCCGGGTGCTGGCCATCGGCCGTGCGGCCGAACGCTGCGGCCGGCGAGTCAGCCTGATGGGGCGCTCCATGGAGCGCATGGTGGCGGTGGCTCGGGGCCTGGGCTACCTGGACGACTTCCCCCCCCTGGTGCCCAGCAACGACCTCGGCTACCTGCCCCCGGAGGAGGTGCTGGTGATCGCCACCGGCAGCCAGGGGGAGCCGCGCGCCGCGCTGCAACGGCTGGCCCGGGGGCGGCACCGCTCGCTGGAGCTGGGCCCCGGCGACAGCGTGATCTTCTCGGCCAAGGCCATTCCCGGCAACGAACTGCTGATCGAGCGCCTGAAGCGGGGGCTGCGCCACCTGGGCATCGAGATCCTCGACGAGTTCAACCATCCCGAACTGCATGCCTCCGGCCACCCGGCCCAGGACGAGTTGCGCACCCTCTACGGCTGGGTGCGGCCCCGCTACCTGCTGCCGGTGCATGGCGAGCCGCGCCACCAGCAGGCCCACCGCGAGATCGCCGAGGAACTCGGCATCCAGGCACCGCTCTCGCCCTTGAACGGTGACATGATCCGCTTCGATGCCGACGGCCTGACCCTCGAGGGCCGCCATCTCCAGCCCCCCTGCATCGTCAGCCAGAACGCCGTGGCTCCCCTTCCCGGGCTGGGCGGCCACCGCGCTGAAAGCAGCCGCCATGGCAGCCTCTACCTGGCGCTGTCGGTGGCGGCCACCGAGCAGGGTGGCTGGACCCGTATCGGGCGGCTGATGCTCGACGCCGGCGAGGTGCAGGCCTTCGACGAGACCGACTTCTGCGACTGGCTCGATGACGTCCTGGAGTCGCTACGCGCCGACACCCTGGCCGATCTGCGCCTGGCCCTGCAGCCGAGACTGATCGGCTGGTTCGCCGATCACCTGCGCCGCCTTCCCGAGATTCACCTCCAGATCCTTGCCATGGAAGCCCCTGCCACCAGCCACTCGGGATAG